A genomic segment from Marmota flaviventris isolate mMarFla1 chromosome 7, mMarFla1.hap1, whole genome shotgun sequence encodes:
- the Nkx1-1 gene encoding NK1 transcription factor-related protein 1 — protein MSASGTAAPGDVPVLPPPPPPPPGPGPGPAPPVPAAASRDAMDGRAELPAFPRAGAPPLAASDTVPAGPEAAGAARPAAPPRPTSFSVLDILDPNKFNSRRRRCLLLGPVAPAACAPCASAPCAPAPAASGRPPRTEELERQALAAAGGVGAATGTEPPSAGDPYKADEAEANGYSSGGGGGHSPSADSGDEAPDDEDDEEPEAQAARAAEEARGGGGLGARGSGCPGAVEAQVPPSAVDEAAAPGPRGNSPGASGPPGAAAAAAGVTGTTPQGAAAATKPKRKRTGSDSKSGKPRRARTAFTYEQLVALENKFKATRYLSVCERLNLALSLSLTETQVKIWFQNRRTKWKKQNPGADTSAPTGGGGGPGPGAGPGAGLPGGLSPLSPSPPMGAPLAMHGPAGYPAHGPGGLVCAAQLPFLSSPAVLSPFVLGSQTYGAPAFYAPHL, from the exons ATGAGTGCCAGCGGCACGGCCGCTCCTGGGGACGTCCCcgtgctgccgccgccgccgccgccgccgcccgggccCGGCCCGGGGCCCGCACCGCCCGTTCCCGCCGCAGCTTCCCGGGACGCTATGGACGGGCGCGCCGAGCTGCCAGCTTTTCCCCGGGCCGGTGCCCCTCCGCTCGCGGCCAGTGACACTGTGCCCGCGGGGCCCGAGGCTGCTGGAGCGGCCCGGCCCGCCGCGCCCCCACGCCCCACCTCCTTCTCGGTGCTGGACATCCTGGACCCCAACAAGTTCAACAGCAGGAGACGCCGCTGCCTGCTGCTGGGCCCCGTAGCTCCCGCGGCGTGCGCCCCGTGCGCCTCGGCCCCGTGCGCCCCGGCCCCCGCCGCCTCCGGACGCCCTCCGCGCACGGAGGAGCTGGAGCGCCAAGCCCTGGCTGCCGCCGGGGGAGTAGGAGCTGCCACCGGAACTGAGCCGCCCA GTGCCGGCGACCCCTACAAAGCGGACGAGGCGGAGGCCAACGGCTacagcagcggcggcggcggcggccacaGCCCGAGCGCGGACAGCGGGGACGAGGCGCCTGACGACGAGGACGATGAGGAGCCGGAGGCGCAGGCGGCGCGCGCCGCCGAGGAGGCGCGGGGAGGCGGCGGCCTCGGGGCCCGCGGGTCGGGCTGCCCAGGAGCGGTCGAGGCGCAGGTGCCCCCCAGCGCAGTCGACGAGGCCGCAGCCCCCGGGCCCCGCGGAAACTCGCCGGGAGCCTCGGGCCCGCCCGgagccgcggcggcggcggcgggggtcACTGGGACCACTCCGCAGGGCGCGGCGGCGGCGACCAAGCCCAAGCGGAAGCGCACGGGCTCCGACTCCAAGTCGGGGAAACCGCGGCGCGCGCGCACCGCCTTCACCTACGAGCAGCTTGTGGCGCTGGAGAACAAGTTCAAGGCGACGCGTTACCTGTCCGTGTGCGAGCGCCTCAACCTGGCGCTGTCCCTCAGCCTCACCGAAACGCAGGTGAAGATCTGGTTCCAGAACCGGCGAACCAAGTGGAAGAAGCAAAACCCGGGCGCCGACACTAGTGCGCCGACCGGCGGCGGCGGGGGCCCGGGACCCGGCGCCGGGCCGGGCGCGGGGCTTCCTGGCGGCCTCAGCCCGCTCAGCCCCTCGCCGCCTATGGGCGCACCGCTCGCCATGCACGGCCCCGCCGGGTACCCCGCGCACGGCCCCGGCGGGCTGGTGTGCGCCGCGCAGCTGCCCTTCCTGTCGAGCCCGGCGGTGCTCTCGCCCTTCGTGCTGGGCTCGCAGACCTACGGCGCGCCCGCCTTCTACGCGCCGCACCTCTGA